gttaactcagctctaatcgcgtaagcggtgtctacgccagtaaagaagaagaacctaAATTGCTTCACCCAAAATGCTATATCTTATCAACTAATAGTTCCCCAGTTCAGTCAAATTTGCATTAGTATCATTGCATAGTAccgtatacatacttatgtatgtatcagCCTCAGTGCAGCGTGGAGGGGTCCTCTTTTTTTGGGGGGGAAACTTTACAATACTGTGATTTTACACTTTTCACATTAATACAAACGCTCGCACCCTAAATTGCTGGGTTTATTTCCCActgaatattcataaaattgttctatatctattaatatatatttctaattcatatactcgtataacataACTTCCGGCTGCATGCCTTACACTGAAATAGGTCTGATCTTCTTTATATCTTTTGATTCGGCTTTCCGCACTGGTTCCTGCTTTCTCCGTACGTTGTTCGGTTGTCTTACTTTCTGTTGTTGATTTCGAGTTTTAAGTCAATATACTATgaacttatattaaaaaatatctaaaaaactatCTCTAATTCTATTTGCTTCATCGGTAGGCGTATCATCTATATCATTCTCATCTTCGTTGGAATATGCATTTTCAGTTGTGTCCAGGTTTAActcatttatgttttcatttgaattaaaatgcaaacgaaTATTATGCAATGCGCAGCATAAATTGACAATACGCCCTGCTTTATATGGTACGTAATGTAGTCCTCGTTCACTACAAAGACAACGAAATGCCGATTTTAATAAACCTATTGTTTTCTCAATAACAATTCGGCCTTTAGCatgatatatgtacaatttcaaattttttcttcaaaaataataaattgctaACTAACGCAGTGCAATGGATCATGACTGGCTCAGCAATAAGGCGATGAATGTTATACCACCTGCattccaaaagactgatgccacccaactttttcttttttccacaCTTGAGGACTAGTTCATAATGTGGAGTCCATTAGGCTGACTGTCTGTTGGACTCcagtgtgaaatgatggagccatgtttctattgtcacagaCCGACGGTACGGTTTTATTACGAATAAATAGCCCTCAAACACTCCTAAGAATCATCAATTCGTTGTTTGTACTGAATTATGAACTTGCGCAGCACCCACTTTGAACAGAGCTTTCGGCGTCCACTCCCGTCATTGTTCCCGATGCTCATTTTGCCTCTTTTCAACTTAGCAAATCTCCTTACAAAGGTTGATTTTCCAGGTAcagagcccaaattcaatagcattttcccccaaaaagcaatgttttattaacacacgaaattctTTTGATCccttttttgtaaactaacccAAAttagagtcatgtgtagaagttcacgcaagtgaggaaagttctctgatcgccattcacttgggagtggccagaagcgattcttttacatatggctcaagcagctcacgacgtccggtctttgaccaagtaacCTCTGGATAGCATAATAAcacccgtttgaaggcgagctaaagtaagaagccGAATCCTCTGTataggattgtgcgctgggtttgggacccgccatgtaaaaaaacACCTCCAACGAAACATaaccaacagcctcggaagagaaaCTCCCCTCTTTATTGACATAcgtaaattatggagggaacacttctccagcctgctgaatggcagtgaacgtacaacgccagaagaaggcgagctcgattccccaatcgatgacaatgaagcagacgttccattgcccgaccatgaagaagttcgaatagcaattacccgcctgaagaacaacaaagcggcggggccgatggattgccggccaagctattcaaacacggcggcgaagaactgataaggagcatgcatcagcttctttgcaaaatatggtcggatgtaagcatgcccaacgattggaatttaagtgtgctatgcccaatccataaaaaaggagacccaacaatctgcgccaactaccgtgggataagcatcctcaacatcgcgtacaaggttctattgagcgtattgcgtgaaagattaaagtccaccgtcaacaaactgattggaccttatcagtgtggctttagacctggcaaatcaacaaccgaccagatattcaccatacgccaagtcttggaaaagacccgtgaaaggagaatcgacacacaccccctcttcgccgatttcaaagctgctttcgacagcacgaaaagaaacagcctttatgccgcgatgtctgaatttagtatccccgcaaaactaaaacaaaagttccgtcaggatcgggaaggacctctctgaaccgtttgataccaaacgaggcttcagacaaggcgactccctatcgtgcgacttcttcaatctgctgctggagaaaatagctcgagctgcagaactgaatcgagcaggtacaatcttttataagagcgtacagctgctggcgcatGCCAATGACATTTATATCATCGTACTCAACAcacgcaccgttagttctgctttctccagactggacaaggaagcaaggcaaatgggtctggcagtgaacgagggcaagacgaaatatctcctgccatcaaacaaacagtcatcgaactcgcgacttggctctcacgtcactattgacagtcataacattgaagttgtagataatttcgtctattttggaacaaCCGTAatcaccaccaacaacgtcagactgaaaatccaacgcaggataacccttgccaacaggtgctactttggactgagtaggcaattgagaagcaaagttctctcaaaaaccaaactctataagacgctcataattcccgtcctgctatatggtgcagaggcttggacgatgacagcaactgatgagtcgacgttgagagttttcgagagaaaagttttgcgaaagatttatgatcctttgcgcgttggccacggcgaatatcgcattcgatggaacgatgagctgtatgagaaaTATGACGACTAATTAAACCCCTCAATTTGTTAGGGTATTCCAACTCTTTCACACCCACGgtcaaaaatggaaaatgaaacTGCCCGGAAGATTTCgtaaacaatttgttttaatgtttgatatatttaaaatacaaatttaaatatatctaaattAATTCGGAAGCTTGTGGTGTTCGATTAAACTCAGTTGGTTGTTGTATTGATGCTGGCAGGAACTTGTTGGAAAAACGAAGTTTATTCATTTGTAGCTGCGGTCGAATTATGTTGAGACTTGGCGGATTTGTAGGTCGACGCGGCGAAGTGTGTAAGCGAATGTATCTGATCGAGGTGTATGTGTCGAACTGCCTTGAGCGAATTTCGTGAGCTTTCCCGTTGTCCAttccttttgttggttgggttggtatAGATGTGGTGAGTTATTGGTGTTGCGTTGCAGtagcatcctgtggtgaatttcgctgttttattaggatgcgccagttttaccgggtagagggggtggaggcttaactcatttaaacaacaacattgacatagttcagcgaattaaaagacagcggctacgctggctaggtcctgttgtccgaatggacgaaaacactccagctctgaaagtatttgacgcagtacccgccggggaagcagagaaagaggaagtgctccactccgttggaaggaccaagtggagaaggacctggattcgcttggaatatccaattggcgccacgtagcgaaaagaagagacgactagcgctgttgttaactcagctctaatcgcgtaagcggtgtctacgccagtaaagaagaagaacctaAATTGCTTCACCCAAAATGCTATATCTTATCAACTAATAGTTCCCCAGTTCAGTCAAATTTGCATTAGTATCATTGCATAGTAccgtatacatacttatgtatgtatcagCCTCAGTGCAGCGTGGAGGGGTCCTCTTTTTTTGGGGGGGAAACTTTACAATACTGTGATTTTACACTTTTCACATTAATACAAACGCTCGCACCCTAAATTGCTGGGTTTATTTCCCActgaatattcataaaattgttctatatctattaatatatatttctaattcatatactcgtataacataACTTCCGGCTGCATGCCTTACACTGAAATAGGTCTGATCTTCTTTATATCTTTTGATTCGGCTTTCCGCACTGGTTCCTGCTTTCTCCGTACGTTGTTCGGTTGTCTTACTTTCTGTTGTTGATTTCGAGTTTTAAGTCAATATACTATgaacttatattaaaaaatatctaaaaaactatCTCTAATTCTATTTGCTTCATCGGTAGGCGTATCATCTATATCATTCTCATCTTCGTTGGAATATGCATTTTCAGTTGTGTCCAGGTTTAActcatttatgttttcatttgaattaaaatgcaaacgaaTATTATGCAATGCGCAGCATAAATTGACAATACGCCCTGCTTTATATGGTACGTAATGTAGTCCTCGTTCACTACAAAGACAACGAAATGCCGATTTTAATAAACCTATTGTTTTCTCAATAACAATTCGGCCTTTAGCatgatatatgtacaatttcaaattttttcttcaaaaataataaattgctaACTAACGCAGTGCAATGGATCATGACTGGCTCAGCAATAAGGCGATGAATGTTATACCACCTGCattccaaaagactgatgccacccaactttttcttttttccacaCTTGAGGACTAGTTCATAATGTGGAGTCCATTAGGCTGACTGTCTGTTGGACTCcagtgtgaaatgatggagccatgtttctattgtcacagaCCGACGGTACGGTTTTATTACGAATAAATAGCCCTCAAACACTCCTAAGAATCATCAATTCGTTGTTTGTACTGAATTATGAACTTGCGCAGCACCCACTTTGAACAGAGCTTTCGGCGTCCACTCCCGTCATTGTTCCCGATGCTCATTTTGCCTCTTTTCAACTTAGCAAATCTCCTTACAAAGGTTGATTTTCCAGGTAcagagcccaaattcaatagcattttcccccaaaaagcaatgTTTTATGAACACACGAAATTCTTTTGATCccttttttgtaaactaacccAAAttagagtcatgtgtagaagttcacgcaagtgaggaaagttctctgatcgccattcacttgggagtggccagaagcgattcttttacatatggctcaagcagctcacgacgtccggtctttgaccaagtaacCTCTGGATAGCATAAGAAcacccgtttgaaggcgagctaaagtaagaagccGAATCCTCTGTataggattgtgcgctgggtttgggacccgccatgtaaaaaaacACCTCCAACGAAACATaaccaacagcctcggaagagaaaCTCCCCTCTTTATTGACATAcgtaaattatggagggaacacttctccagcctgctgaatggcagtgaacgtacaacgccagaagaaggcgagctcgattccccaatcgatgacaatgaagcagacgttccattgcccgaccatgaagaagttcgaatagcaattacccgcctgaagaacaacaaagcggcggggccgatggattgccggccaagctattcaaacacggcggcgaagaactgataaggagcatgcatcagcttctttgcaaaatatggtcggatgtaagcatgcccaacgattggaatttaagtgtgctatgcccaatccataaaaaaggagacccaacaatctgcgccaactaccgtgggataagcatcctcaacatcgcgtacaaggttctattgagcgtattgcgtgaaagattaaagtccaccgtcaacaaactgattggaccttatcagtgtggctttagacctggcaaatcaacaaccgaccagatattcaccatacgccaagtcttggaaaagacccgtgaaaggagaatcgacacacaccccctcttcgccgatttcaaagctgctttcgacagcacgaaaagaaacagcctttatgccgcgatgtctgaatttagtatccccgcaaaactaaaacaaaagttccgtcaggatcgggaaggacctctctgaaccgtttgataccaaacgaggcttcagacaaggcgactccctatcgtgcgacttcttcaatctgctgctggagaaaatagctcgagctgcagaactgaatcgagcaggtacaatcttttataagagcgtacagctgctggcgcatGCCAATGACATTTATATCATCGTACTCAACAcacgcaccgttagttctgctttctccagactggacaaggaagcaaggcaaatgggtctggcagtgaacgagggcaagacgaaatatctcctgccatcaaacaaacagtcatcgaactcgcgacttggctctcacgtcactattgacagtcataacattgaagttgtagataatttcgtctattttggaacaaCCGTAatcaccaccaacaacgtcagactgaaaatccaacgcaggataacccttgccaacaggtgctactttggactgagtaggcaattgagaagcaaagttctctcaaaaaccaaactctataagacgctcataattcccgtcctgctatatggtgcagaggcttggacgatgacaacaactgatgagtcgacgttgagagttttcgagagaaaagttttgcgaaagatttatggtcctttgcgcgttggccacggcgaataccgcattcgatggaacgatgagctgtatgagaaaTATGACGACTAATTAAACCCCTCAATTTGTTAGGGTATTCCAACTCTTTCACACCCACGgtcaaaaatggaaaatgaaacTGCCCGGAAGATTTCgtaaacaatttgttttaatgtttgatatatttaaaatacaaatttaaatatatctaaattAATTCGGAAGCTTGTGGTGTTCGATTAAACTCAGTTGGTTGTTGTATTGATGCTGGCAGGAACTTGTTGGAAAAACGAAGTTTATTCATTTGTAGCTGCGGTCGAATTATGTTGAGACTTGGCGGATTTGTAGGTCGACGCGGCGAAGTGTGTAAGCGAATGTATCTGATCGAGGTGTATGTGTCGAACTGCCTTGAGCGAATTTCGTGAGCTTTCCCGTTGTCCAttccttttgttggttgggttggtatAGATGTGGTGAGTTATTGGTGTTGCGTTGCAGtagcatcctgtggtgaatttcgctgttttattaggatgcgccagttttaccgggtagagggggtggaggcttaactcatttaaacaacaacattgacatagttcagcgaattaaaagacagcggctacgctggctaggtcctgttgtccgaatggacgaaaacactccagctctgaaagtatttgacgcagtacccgccggggaagcagagaaagaggaagtgctccactccgttggaaggaccaagtggagaaggacctggattcgcttggaatatccaattggcgccacgtagcgaaaagaagagacgactggcgctgttgttaactcagctctaatcgcgtaagcggtgtctacgccagtaaagaagaagaacctaAATTGCTTCACCCAAAATGCTATATCTTATCAACTAATAGTTCCCCAGTTCAGTCAAATTTGCATTAGTATCATTGCATAGTAccgtatacatacttatgtatgtatcagCCTCAGTGCAGCGTGGAAGGGTCCTCTTTTTTTGGGGGGGAAACTTTACAATACTGTGATTTTACACTTTTCACATTAATACAAACGCTCGCACCCTAAATTGCTGGGTTTATTTCCCActgaatattcataaaattgttctatatctattaatatatatttctaattcatatactcgtataacataACTTCCGGCTGCATGCCTTACACTGAAATAGGTCTGATCTTCTTTATATCTTTTGGTTCGGCTTTCCGCACTGGTTCCTGCTTTCTCCGTACGTTGTTCGGTTGTCTTACTTTCTGTTGTTGATTTCGAGTTTTAAGTCAATATACTATgaacttatattaaaaaatatctaaaaaactatCTCTAATTCTATTTGCTTCATCGGTAGGCGTATCATCTATATCATTCTCATCTTCGTTGGAATATGCATTTTCAGTTGTGTCCAGGTTTAActcatttatgttttcatttgaattaaaatgcaaacgaaTATTATGCAATGCGCAGCATAAATTGACAATACGCCCTGCTTTATATGGTACGTAATGTAGTCCTCGTTCACTACAAAGACAACGAAATGCCGATTTTAATAAACCTATTGTTTTCTCAATAACAATTCGGCCTTTAGCATGATATGTGTTGAATCTCCCTTTTCGGACGCATGTTATTGTTTCCCTAAACGGAGTTATGAGCCACGGTTGAAGAGGGTAGCCTTTGTCacctttacaaaatatatattcgatTAGTACATTCGTATAAATTGATAgtatttttagcaaattattcttcttcttcttcttaattggcgtagacaccgcttatgcgattatagccgagtcaacaacagcgcgccagtcgtttcttcttttcgctacgtggcgccaattggatattccaagcgaggccaggtccttctccacttggtccttccaacggagtggaggtcttcctcttcctctgcttcccgcggcgggtactgcgtcgaatactttcagagctggagtgttttcgtccatccggacaacatgacctagccagcgtagtggctgtcttttaattcgctgaactatgtcaatgtcgtcgtatatctcgtacagctcatcgttccatcgaatgcgatattcgccgtggccaacgcgcaaaggaccataaatctttcgcagaacttttctctcgaaaactcgcagcgccgactcatctgttgttgacatcgtccaggcctctgcaccatatagcaggacgggaattatgagtgacttatagagtttggtttttgttcgtcgagagaggactttgcttctcaattgcctacttagtccgaagtagcagctgttggcaagagttatcctgcgttggatttcaaggctgacattgttggtggtgtttacgctggttccaatatagacgaaattatctacaacttcaaagttatgactgtcaacagtgacgtgagtgccaagtcgcgagtgcgacgactgtttgtttgatgacaggagatatttcgtcttgccctcgttcactgccagaccaatttcttttgcttccttgtccagtctggagaaagcagaactaacggcgcgggtgttgaggccgatgatatcaatatcatcggcatatgccagcagttgtacactcttatagaagatggtaccttctctgttgagttctgcagctcgaactattttctccagaagcaggctGAAAAAGTCGAATTATAGGGAATCAccctgtctgaaacctcgtttggtatcgaacggctcggagaggtccttcccgatcctgacggagcttttcgtgttgctcaacgtcagtttacacagccgtattagtttcgcggggataccaaattcagacatcgtggcataaaggcagctccttttcgtgctgtcgaaagtagctttgaaatcgacgaataggtggtgagtgtcgattctcttttcacgggtcttttccaagatttggcgcatggtgaatatctggtcagttgttgatttaccaggtctaaagccacactgataaggtccaatcagtttgctgacggtgggctttaatctttcacacaatacgctcgatagaaccttatacgcgatgttgaggaggctaatcccacggtagttagcccagattgtggggtctccttttttatggattgggcatagcacacttaaattccaatcgttgggcatgctttcgtccgaccatattttacagttgatgcatgctccttatcagctcttcgccgccgtgtttgaatagctcggccggcaatccatcggcccctgcagctttgttgtttttcaggcgggcaattgctattcgaacttcttcatgatcgggcaatggaacgtctgctccatcgtcatcgattggggaatcggattcgccttctcccggtgttgtacgttcactgccattcagcaggttggagaagtgttccctccataatttaagtatgctctgggcattagtaactagatcaccttggagggttctacaggagtatgctccggtcttgaaaccttctgtaagtcgccgcattttttcatagaattttcgagcattacccctgtcggccagcttatcaagctgttcgtactcacgcatttcggcctctttcttcttctgtctgcaaatgcgtctcgcttccctcttcaactctcggtatctatcccatcccgcacgtgttgtggtcgatcgtaacgttgcgaggtaggcagcctgttttctctccgctgcgacacggcactcctcgtcgtaccagctgttcttttgcactttccgaaaaccaatggtttcggttgcagctgtacgtaaggagtttgaaatgccgtcccacagttcccttataccgagttcttgatgagtgctctcagagagcaggagtgcaagccgagtagaaaatcgttcggctgtctgttgtgattgcagcttctcgacgtcgaaccttccttgtgattgtttgcgtgcgttttttgctgcacagaggcgggtgcgaatcttagctgcatcaagatagtggtccgagtcgatgttaggacctcggagcgtacgcacatctaaaacactggagacgtgtcttccgtctatcacaacatgatcgatctggttggtagtttttcgatccggagacagccaggtagcttgatggatcttcttatgctggaatctagtactacagataaccacatttcgggccccggcgaagtcgatcagcctcaacccatttggggaagtttcgtcgtggaggctgaatttaccgaccgtagtaccaaagataccttctttgcccaccctggcgttgaagtcgccaagcacgatttttacatcgtgacgggggcatctcacataagtgcgctccaagcactcataaaaggcatctttggtcacatcgtccttctcttccgtcggggcgtgggcgcaaatcagcgatatgttgaagaacctcgctttgatgcggattgtggctagacgtgcattcaccgcagtgaatgatagtactcggcgacggagtctctctcccaccacgaatcccacaccaaacctgctctcctttatatggccactgtagtaaatgtcacaaggacctactcgtctctgtccttgtcccgtccatcgcatttcttggacggcggtgatgtcagcctttgttttcacgaggacatcaaccagctgggcagtggcaccttcccagttaagggaccggacattccaggtgcatgccctcaattcgtagtccttatttcgtttgccatggtcgtcatcaaaagtggggtctctcatccgaggctggttatgactattcactgggggtgtttttttacgtggcgggtcccaaacccagcgcacaaccctatgcaggggatgtttcgcttttcttaggctacccagaggatacttggtcaaagaccggaagtcgtgagctgcttgagtcacatgtaaaagaatcgtttctggccactcccaagtgaatggcagtcagagaactttcctcacttgcgtgaacttctacacatgactccatcttccAAAATATATATTCGATTAGTACATTCGTATAAATTGATAgtatttttagcaaattattcTTACCTAGTATTAAATATGCATGTCCTCTCCGATAATTTGATGCGCTAACGATTTTCAAACCCAATACAATGTTGATAACTACCCGTGGCTAAGAAACGTAGACATGcagcaagttttatttttggagaaAGAGAACCTTGTCTTTTGTCATTTCCAAGTTCATTTTCGCATTCCCCCAAAATGTGTATAAATGCGCTTTTGTTGATCcgaaaatttttgatgaaacggcgtatgtacatacattcaaacatatataaataaaattttgttttttttttagcttaaatagTTCAACTCACTTATAGTCATCCATTTCCAGCACGTCTTTTGAAATATTCCTCAAATTTCTGCGCTCACGACGAATGTTTACACTATTTTCTTCATCACTATCACTTAAATATAATGCACGCGCGGATAAAATAAGAACACGTGTGGTTCTGTTGGTCTGTaagatacaaataaaatatttgttttcaacttactggtatttatacatttaattcTTAGTTACTTGCAGGGTTGGGCATAgtgcactaaaaaataaatgcaataaggtTTCACTAGCACTACTTCTTCAGTGGTAGTTAAACAGCAAAATTCACTATCACTgaaaatttagtgatagtgaaaaaaaaatgcactaccactaaacctttagtgatagtgaaaaacaaattgcactatcactaaacctttagtgatagtgaaaaacaaatcgcactaccactaaacctttagtgatagtgaaaaacaaattgcactaccactaaatatttagtgatagtgaaaatctttagtgatagtgaaaactcttagtgataataaacatttttcagtaacataacactgtttcttgaagaataaaaataagattatgtatgtacatatatgtataagctgaAGCAGTATGAGGcaatgtattcaaaataaaccaTATATTTGAGTAGAGACTTCTAATTATGCCGCaccaaaattaggaaaaatcatttttattcattcattcattcaattcattttttatgtgctttttttaataccaacatttcaaaattacggTCGGTGAGATTTTGCCTTTTGGATCGATTGACAATTCCAGCAAAGGAAAAAAGTCTTTCCACTGGCGCAGAGGAAGGAAGAGGTgtgttgtatttaaaatttttttttttttataataggaAAGCGGTGCAAAGCATCAGCGTCATTCAAGTACAAAGTTACTTCGGTTGCTACAGCTCCGCCTTGTATACATTGATTTTCATCTGAAAAAGgaagttatttacaaaaatttcgcaGGTTGGTTTCTTTAAATCGAATACCTGTGGACTCGTCATCGAATTCGAGAAATGATGTACTAGCACTTATGGATGGCTGTAAAGTAAaggtttagtgatagtgcattttttttcactatcactaaatatttagtggtattgcaatttgtttttcactatcactaaatatttagtggtattgcaatttgtttttcactatcactaaatatttagtggtagtgcaaattagtggtagtgcaaaaaTGCCCAACCCTGGTTACTTGAAGTTAAAGCTGAAGTCTAAACATCAGCTAGTGACTGAATCCCAAAGTGTCAAATACAATATTAGCTGTTTCAGCACATTTCGGCAGAACGTTAAGAGGTttaaaaaaaccgattttttgatgttttttttttgtgagggaaagaaataatgaattaaaGCGAAATGTTTAGGGTTTATagtgataaaattaaatatcctccgaaaattttttggatacgaaatcttcgatattctgcctttgggaagcaatggcccgatgcatctcgcatgt
The sequence above is a segment of the Bactrocera dorsalis isolate Fly_Bdor chromosome 6, ASM2337382v1, whole genome shotgun sequence genome. Coding sequences within it:
- the LOC125779293 gene encoding uncharacterized protein LOC125779293 codes for the protein MRDPTFDDDHGKRNKDYELRACTWNVRSLNWEGATAQLVDVLVKTKADITAVQEMRWTGQGQRRVGPCDIYYSGHIKESRFGVGFVVGERLRRRVLSFTAVNARLATIRIKARFFNISLICAHAPTEEKDDVTKDAFYECLERTYVRCPRHDVKIVLGDFNARVGKEGIFGTTVGKFSLHDETSPNGLRLIDFAGARNVVICSTRFQHKKIHQATWLSPDRKTTNQIDHVVIDGRHVSSVLDVRTLRGPNIDSDHYLDAAKIRTRLCAAKNARKQSQGRFDVEKLQSQQTAERFSTRLALLLSESTHQELGIRELWDGISNSLRTAATETIGFRKVQKNSWYDEECRVAAERKQAAYLATLRSTTTRAGWDRYRELKREARRICRQKKKEAEMREYEQLDKLADRGNARKFYEKMRRLTEGFKTGAYSCRTLQGDLVTNAQSILKLWREHFSNLLNGSERTTPGEGESDSPIDDDGADVPLPDHEEVRIAIARLKNNKAAGADGLPAELFKHGGEELIRSMHQL